The Pseudomonas multiresinivorans DNA window ACAAGGAGAAAGCGGTATGCAAGTCAACATCAGTGGACATCAACTGGATGTGACCGACGCCCTGCGCGACTATGTCGGCGAGAAACTTGGCCGACTGGAGCGCCACTTCGACAAGATCACCAATGTTCAGGTCATCATGGAGGTCGAGAAGCTGAAGCAGAAAATTGAAGCCACCCTCCACATCGCCGGGGGCGAAGTGGTGGCCTGTGCGGAACATGAAGACATGTACGCGGCCATCGACCTGCTCACCGACAAGCTCGACCGCCAACTGATCAAGCACAAGGAAAAATACCTCGAACGCCAGCAAGGTGTTGGCGTCCGTTAACCCCTCCCTATGATCCGACTTGAGCAAATCCTGACCCCCGGCCGTTCCCTCGTGAACGTGCCGGGCGGCAGCAAGAAACGTGTCCTCGAACAAATCGCCAACCTGGTGGCTCGCGAGCTGCCGGGTTTCGATTCCCAAGACATCTTCGACAGCCTGGTGGCCCGGGAACGCCTGGGTTCCACCGGCTTCGGCAATGGCATCGCCATTCCGCACTGCCGCCTCCCCGGCTGCCAGTCACCGATCAGCGCCATCCTGCACCTGGATCACCCGGTAGATTTCGACGCCCTCGACGGCGCGCCGGTCGATCTGGTGTTCGTGCTGCTGGTGCCCGAAGCCGCCACCGAGGAGCACCTGGAACTGCTGCGGCAGATTGCCTCCATGCTCGACCGCTCCGACGTCCGCGACCGCCTGCGTCACGCCGCCAACGGCGAGGACCTGTACCGGATCGTCGTGGACTTCCAGAACAACGGGCACTGATCATGCGCCTGATCATCATCAGTGGGAGGTCCGGCTCGGGCAAGAGCACCGCGCTCAACGTACTCGAGGACAACGGCTTCTACTGCATCGACAACCTGCCGGCCAGCCTCCTCCCGGACCTGGCCCAGCGCGCGCTGCTGCACACCGAGCTGCTGCACCCGCAGGTCGCCGTCTCCATCGACGCGCGCAATCTGCCCAGCCAGCTGCAGCGTTTCCCCGAGCTGCTGCAGGAAGCTCGCGACAAGCACATCCAGTGCGACGTGCTGTACCTCGATGCCGATGATGAAACGCTGCTCAAGCGCTTCTCCGAGACCCGCCGGCGCCATCCGCTGACCACCGACAGCCGCTCGCTGGCCGAAGCCATCGCCGACGAGACACACCTGCTGGCACCGATCGCCGACCTGGCGGATCTCAAGCTCAACACCACCAATCTCAACCTGTACCAGCTGCGCGACGTACTCAAGCTGCGCCTGCTGAACAAGCCCGAACTGGGCACCGCCTTCCTGGTCGAATCCTTCGGCTTCAAGCGCGGCATGCCGGTGGACGCGGACCTGGTGTTCGACGTGCGCTGCCTGCCCAATCCCTACTGGAAACCGGAGCTGCGCGAGCACACCGGGCTGGAAGTAGAAGTTCAGGAATACCTGGCGGCACAACCGGATGTCGAGGAGATGTACCAGGACATCCTCGCCTACCTGAACAAGTGGCTGCCGCGCTTTGCCGCGAGCAACCGGGCCTATGTGACCATCGCCATCGGCTGCACCGGTGGCCAGCATCGCTCGACCTATATTGCCGAGCGCATCGGTCAGGCCCTCAAGGAAACCCTCACCAACGTACAGATTCGCCACCGCGACCTGAGCTAAGCAGCGACAGACAACAAAAGGACAGCCCCTCGCGATGCCCGCCCTCGAAATCACCATCATCAACAAGCTTGGCCTGCACGCCCGTGCGGCGGCCAAATTCGTCGGCGTGGCGGGACGTTATCCCTGCCAGGTTCGCGTAGGGCGCAATCCGGAAAGTACGGTAGACGGCAAGAGCATCATGGCGGTGATGATGCTCGCTGCCGGCAAGGGCACCAATCTGCACCTCGCTGCCGAAGGCGAGCAGGAAGACGAGGCGCTCAAGGCGCTGGTCGAACTGATCAACAACTACTTCGACGAAGGCGAGTGACGCGCCGGGCCTTCGATCAGCCCAGCGACGTATCCAGCACCATCATCAGACAGAAGCCGATGATCAGCCCCTGGGTGGCCTGCGCCGCATGGCCGCGCCGCTGTGATTCGGGGATGATCTCGCGCACCACCACGTAGAGCATCGCTCCCGCTGCCGCGGCCAGCCCCCAGGGCAGGAACATCCGCGAGATGCCGATCAACCAGGCGCAGAGTACCGCGAACAGCGGCTCGACCAGCCCGGACGCCGCGCCCGCCAATGCCGCCTTGCCGCGTGACACGCCCGCCCCGGCCAGCACCAGCGCAATCGCCAACCCTTCTGGCACGTCCTGCAGCGCGATGCCCAGCGCAAGACCGCTGGCGCCTTGCACTTCTCCCCCGGCGGCGACTCCGACGGCCATTCCTTCGGGAATGTTGTGCAAGACGATGGCAGCAACGAACAGCAGGATGCGCGCGGGCACCTTTCCATCAGCGACGCCCTGGATATTGGCCTGCGCGTCCTCGAGTACTCGGCCGAACACCGCGAGACCGAAGGCCCCCAGCGCCAGGCCGAGGCTCACCAGCACCGAGGCCAGCCAGGTGGCCCGGCCCGAGGCTTCAGCCGCCTCCAGCGCGGGAAGCAGTAGCGAGAATGCGGTGGCCGCCAGCATCACGCCGGCGCCGAAGCCGAGCATGGCGTCAGCGATTCGCGCCGGCATGCTGCGCACCAGCAGCACGGGCAGCGCGCCCAGGGCGGTGCCGAGCGCGCAGAGCATGCCGCCATGCAAGGCCAGGTACATCGGCGCAGACAGCGACAATCGCGCCAACAGCATCAGGTGCTGGACTACCAGCAGACCGCCGCCGAGGACAATGATCAGTCCCAGCAACCAACGCAAATTGCGTCCTCCGCTTTCACGCAGGCTCTGCACGATCAGACGCATGGGACGGCCTTCGGTTTCATCCTTGTCCCCGCGCCTGCCGCGCCTCGCGGTAACGTCGGAGTACCTCCGGCCAGGCGACGACGTTGTAAAACGCGGCAATGTATTCCGGTCGGCGATTCTGATAGCGCAGGTAGTAAGCGTGCTCCCAGACGTCCAGCCCGAGGATCGGCAAGTTGTCCTGCATCAGCGGGCTGTCCTGATTGCCAGTGCTTCCGACCACCAGCCTGCCCTGCGGATCGACGCTCAGCCACGCCCAGCCGCTGCCAAAGCGAGTCAGCGCGGCCTTGGTGAACGCCTGGCAGAAGGCCTCGTAGCCGCCCAGTTGTGCGTCGATGGCCCGGCCCAGTTCCTCCTGCGGATAACCACCACCATCCGGCGCCATCACGGTCCAGAACAACGAGTGGTTGGCGTGGCCTCCGCCGTTGTTGATCACTGGCCCGCGCAGTGCCTCGGGCAGGCGGTCGAGTTTCTGCAGCAACGTTTCCACCGGAATCTCGGCGAACTCCGTGCCTTCCAGCGTGGCGTTCAGGTTGTTGATGTAGGTCTGGTGGTGCTTGCTGTGGTGGATTTCCATGGTCTGCGCATCGATGTGCGGTTCCAGGGCATCGTAGGCATAGGGCAAGGCGGGCAGGACGTGAGGCATCTTCGAACCTTCTTCGGTGGTAGCGCATCGACTCAGTGATAACGCATCGATTGAACGGCGGTGAACAGCCCCGGGCGCAACTCGACCGCGCCTTGACGGCGCAGCAGGCGCTGGGTGCGCGGATAGGTACCGTGCTCGCCGATGAAGTTGAGCAGTTCGACGTAGGTGCGGCGGCTGTGCTGCACCGCGGCCGCGCGCAGATCCAAGCATTTGCGCAGGTCTTCGCCCAGCACCAGCAGGCGCTCGTGGCAGGCGCACAGGTACTCGGCGGTTTCCTCGGGCTGGCCCAGTTGCAGGTGCAGGTCGCCGAGGTTGTGGTGGGAGATGACAAACGCCATCACGGCTTCCTCCGGGTCGTGCCAGCGGTCCAGCAGGACCTGGGCCAGCGCCAGCGCATGGAGGTAGTGCTCACGGGCATCGATCAACTCGTTGCGAATGAAGCAGCGGTTACCCAATTCGATGGTGCGTTGCCAATGGCGCATGCCAGGTTCCTCCAGCGGGTGGGGCGGACTCAGAGTCCGCCGGCGGTGAGCTTCTCGGGATTGAGCAGTTGCTCAAGGCGGGCGCGGTCCAGGTCAGTGTTTTCAAGCGCGACATCGATGATCGGCCGGCCCTCGCGGTAAGCCTGCTTGGCGATCTCCGCGGCCTTCTGGTAGCCGATGATCGGGTTCAGCGCGGTGACCAGGATCGGATTGCGCGACAGCGCCTCGCGCAGGCTCGCCTCGTTGACCTTGAAGCTGGCGATGGCCTTGTCCGCCAGCAGACGGCTGACGTTGGCCAGCAGGTGGATGCTGTGCAGCAGGTTGTCGGCGATCACCGGCAGCATCACGTTGAGCTCGAAGTTGCCCGACTGCCCGGCAATGGCGATGGTGGTGTCGTTGCCCATGACCTGGGCGGCAACCATGGCAGTGGCTTCCGGGATCACCGGGTTGACCTTGCCCGGCATGATCGAGGAACCCGGCTGCAGCGCCTCCAGTTCGATCTCGGCAAGGCCGGCCAGCGGGCCGGAGTTCATCCAGCGCAGGTCATTGGCGATCTTCATCAGCGCCACCGCCAGCGCCTTGAGCTGGCCGGAGGTGGCCACGGCAATATCCTGGGCGCCGATCAACGCGAAGAAGTCGTCACCGGGGCGGAATGCCAGGCCGGTCAGCCCGTTGAGCTCTTCGCAGAAGCGCGCGGAGAATTGCGGGTGAGCATTC harbors:
- the hpf gene encoding ribosome hibernation-promoting factor, HPF/YfiA family; the protein is MQVNISGHQLDVTDALRDYVGEKLGRLERHFDKITNVQVIMEVEKLKQKIEATLHIAGGEVVACAEHEDMYAAIDLLTDKLDRQLIKHKEKYLERQQGVGVR
- the ptsN gene encoding PTS IIA-like nitrogen regulatory protein PtsN; translation: MIRLEQILTPGRSLVNVPGGSKKRVLEQIANLVARELPGFDSQDIFDSLVARERLGSTGFGNGIAIPHCRLPGCQSPISAILHLDHPVDFDALDGAPVDLVFVLLVPEAATEEHLELLRQIASMLDRSDVRDRLRHAANGEDLYRIVVDFQNNGH
- the rapZ gene encoding RNase adapter RapZ: MRLIIISGRSGSGKSTALNVLEDNGFYCIDNLPASLLPDLAQRALLHTELLHPQVAVSIDARNLPSQLQRFPELLQEARDKHIQCDVLYLDADDETLLKRFSETRRRHPLTTDSRSLAEAIADETHLLAPIADLADLKLNTTNLNLYQLRDVLKLRLLNKPELGTAFLVESFGFKRGMPVDADLVFDVRCLPNPYWKPELREHTGLEVEVQEYLAAQPDVEEMYQDILAYLNKWLPRFAASNRAYVTIAIGCTGGQHRSTYIAERIGQALKETLTNVQIRHRDLS
- a CDS encoding HPr family phosphocarrier protein, producing MPALEITIINKLGLHARAAAKFVGVAGRYPCQVRVGRNPESTVDGKSIMAVMMLAAGKGTNLHLAAEGEQEDEALKALVELINNYFDEGE
- a CDS encoding ZIP family metal transporter; amino-acid sequence: MIVQSLRESGGRNLRWLLGLIIVLGGGLLVVQHLMLLARLSLSAPMYLALHGGMLCALGTALGALPVLLVRSMPARIADAMLGFGAGVMLAATAFSLLLPALEAAEASGRATWLASVLVSLGLALGAFGLAVFGRVLEDAQANIQGVADGKVPARILLFVAAIVLHNIPEGMAVGVAAGGEVQGASGLALGIALQDVPEGLAIALVLAGAGVSRGKAALAGAASGLVEPLFAVLCAWLIGISRMFLPWGLAAAAGAMLYVVVREIIPESQRRGHAAQATQGLIIGFCLMMVLDTSLG
- a CDS encoding superoxide dismutase, which gives rise to MPHVLPALPYAYDALEPHIDAQTMEIHHSKHHQTYINNLNATLEGTEFAEIPVETLLQKLDRLPEALRGPVINNGGGHANHSLFWTVMAPDGGGYPQEELGRAIDAQLGGYEAFCQAFTKAALTRFGSGWAWLSVDPQGRLVVGSTGNQDSPLMQDNLPILGLDVWEHAYYLRYQNRRPEYIAAFYNVVAWPEVLRRYREARQARGQG
- the fumC gene encoding class II fumarate hydratase FumC, which produces MTDSRIERDSMGELEVPVAALYGAQTQRAVNNFPVSGQRMPRPFIRALLLAKAAAARANVSLEQLDAETGAAIVAACEELLAGDLQQHFPVDVFQTGSGTSSNMNANEVVSTLAGRRLGKPVNANDQVNCGQSSNDIIPSTIHISAAVEIHQHLLPALDHLHATLEKKAKSVHPYVKTGRTHLMDAMPVRLSQVLGGWAQQVRQASLGIEGQLPALQQLAQGGTAVGTGVNAHPQFSARFCEELNGLTGLAFRPGDDFFALIGAQDIAVATSGQLKALAVALMKIANDLRWMNSGPLAGLAEIELEALQPGSSIMPGKVNPVIPEATAMVAAQVMGNDTTIAIAGQSGNFELNVMLPVIADNLLHSIHLLANVSRLLADKAIASFKVNEASLREALSRNPILVTALNPIIGYQKAAEIAKQAYREGRPIIDVALENTDLDRARLEQLLNPEKLTAGGL